The following coding sequences lie in one Apus apus isolate bApuApu2 chromosome 16, bApuApu2.pri.cur, whole genome shotgun sequence genomic window:
- the PUS1 gene encoding pseudouridylate synthase 1 homolog isoform X2 produces the protein MAEDWKAAVASQTKRLNSSSEVVERLEENGHQVKRLKKDADEEDVEDQSKKTPKRKIVLLMAYSGKGYHGMQRNVGSSQFKTIEDDLVSALVQSGCIPENHGEDMKKMSFQRCARTDKGVSAAGQIVSLKVRLIDDILEKINNHLPSHIRILGLKRVTGGFNSKNKCDARTYSYMLPTFAFAPKDHDVQEEVYRLDKETLKKVNELLASYKGTHNFHNFTSQKGPKDPSAKRYIMEMQCGEPFMRENIEFAVIKVKGQSFMMHQIRKMIGLVIAVVKGYADESIIERSWGEEKVDVPKAPGLGLVLERVHFEKYNRRFGNDGLHEPLEWAEEEEKIAVFKEQYIYPTIINTEREEKSMVNWLNTLSIHDFSSSAAGIQASNKTSKGSSDLEGSDGCGDDSD, from the exons ATGGCTGAGGATTGGAAAGCAGCGGTGGCCAGCCAGACGAAGAGactgaacagcagcagtgaggtgGTGGAACGGCTAGAGGAGAACGGGCACCAAGTTAAGAGGCTGAAGAAAGATGCAGATGAGGAGGATGTGGAGGATCAGAGTAAAAAGACACCCAAGAGGAAGATTGTGTTGTTGATGGCGTATTCGGGCAAAGGCTACCATGGGATGCAA AGAAATGTGGGATCTTCACAGTTCAAGACAATTGAAGATGACTTAGTATCTGCCCTTGTTCAGTCAGGCTGCATCCCAGAAAACCATGGGGAAGAtatgaagaaaatgtctttccagCGGTGTGCTCGAACAGATAAG GGTGTGTCTGCAGCTGGACAGATTGTATCTCTAAAAGTCAGGCTAATAGATGACATCTTAGAAAAGATCAATAACCATCTTCCTTCTCACATCAGAATTCTGG gtcTGAAGAGAGTCACTGGGGGATTCAACTCCAAGAACAAATGCGATGCCAGAACATACTCTTACATGCTGCCAACATTTGCCTTTGCCCCTAAAGACCACGACGTGCAAGAGGAGGTTTATCGACTGGACAAAGAGACCCTCAAAAAAGTCAACGAACTCCTGGCATCCTACAAAGGAACACACAACTTCCATAACTTCACATCTCAGAAGGGACCCAAGGACCCCAGTGCCAAGCGGTACATCATGGAGATGCAGTGTGGAGAGCCATTCATGAGGGAAAACATAGAATTTGCAGTGATCAAAGTGAAAGGTCAGAGTTTCATGATGCACCAAATAAGGAAGATGATTGGGCTGGTGATAGCTGTTGTGAAGGGTTATGCTGACGAGTCCATCATAGAGcgcagctggggagaggagaaggtggaTGTCCCCAAAGCTCCAGGACTAGGGCTGGTCTTGGAAAGAGTacactttgaaaaatacaacagaCGTTTTGGAAATGATGGGCTGCATGAGCCACTGGagtgggcagaggaggaggagaagattGCTGTGTTCAAGGAGCAGTATATCTATCCTACGATTATCAACacagaaagggaggagaaatcCATGGTGAACTGGCTAAACACCCTCTCCATTCATGacttcagctcttctgctgctgggatTCAAGCTAGCAACAAAACATCAAAG GGCAGCAGCGATCTTGAGGGCAGTGATGGTTGTGGTGATGATTCCGACTGA
- the PUS1 gene encoding pseudouridylate synthase 1 homolog isoform X1 — MLRCGLSLVSRGLSAPASGGPWRRLPSVVTMAEDWKAAVASQTKRLNSSSEVVERLEENGHQVKRLKKDADEEDVEDQSKKTPKRKIVLLMAYSGKGYHGMQRNVGSSQFKTIEDDLVSALVQSGCIPENHGEDMKKMSFQRCARTDKGVSAAGQIVSLKVRLIDDILEKINNHLPSHIRILGLKRVTGGFNSKNKCDARTYSYMLPTFAFAPKDHDVQEEVYRLDKETLKKVNELLASYKGTHNFHNFTSQKGPKDPSAKRYIMEMQCGEPFMRENIEFAVIKVKGQSFMMHQIRKMIGLVIAVVKGYADESIIERSWGEEKVDVPKAPGLGLVLERVHFEKYNRRFGNDGLHEPLEWAEEEEKIAVFKEQYIYPTIINTEREEKSMVNWLNTLSIHDFSSSAAGIQASNKTSKGSSDLEGSDGCGDDSD, encoded by the exons ATGCTGCGGTGCGGGCTGAGCCTTGTGAGCCGCGGCCTCTCCGCTCCGGCGTCTGGCGGGCCCTGGCGCCGGCTGCCCAGC GTTGTCACGATGGCTGAGGATTGGAAAGCAGCGGTGGCCAGCCAGACGAAGAGactgaacagcagcagtgaggtgGTGGAACGGCTAGAGGAGAACGGGCACCAAGTTAAGAGGCTGAAGAAAGATGCAGATGAGGAGGATGTGGAGGATCAGAGTAAAAAGACACCCAAGAGGAAGATTGTGTTGTTGATGGCGTATTCGGGCAAAGGCTACCATGGGATGCAA AGAAATGTGGGATCTTCACAGTTCAAGACAATTGAAGATGACTTAGTATCTGCCCTTGTTCAGTCAGGCTGCATCCCAGAAAACCATGGGGAAGAtatgaagaaaatgtctttccagCGGTGTGCTCGAACAGATAAG GGTGTGTCTGCAGCTGGACAGATTGTATCTCTAAAAGTCAGGCTAATAGATGACATCTTAGAAAAGATCAATAACCATCTTCCTTCTCACATCAGAATTCTGG gtcTGAAGAGAGTCACTGGGGGATTCAACTCCAAGAACAAATGCGATGCCAGAACATACTCTTACATGCTGCCAACATTTGCCTTTGCCCCTAAAGACCACGACGTGCAAGAGGAGGTTTATCGACTGGACAAAGAGACCCTCAAAAAAGTCAACGAACTCCTGGCATCCTACAAAGGAACACACAACTTCCATAACTTCACATCTCAGAAGGGACCCAAGGACCCCAGTGCCAAGCGGTACATCATGGAGATGCAGTGTGGAGAGCCATTCATGAGGGAAAACATAGAATTTGCAGTGATCAAAGTGAAAGGTCAGAGTTTCATGATGCACCAAATAAGGAAGATGATTGGGCTGGTGATAGCTGTTGTGAAGGGTTATGCTGACGAGTCCATCATAGAGcgcagctggggagaggagaaggtggaTGTCCCCAAAGCTCCAGGACTAGGGCTGGTCTTGGAAAGAGTacactttgaaaaatacaacagaCGTTTTGGAAATGATGGGCTGCATGAGCCACTGGagtgggcagaggaggaggagaagattGCTGTGTTCAAGGAGCAGTATATCTATCCTACGATTATCAACacagaaagggaggagaaatcCATGGTGAACTGGCTAAACACCCTCTCCATTCATGacttcagctcttctgctgctgggatTCAAGCTAGCAACAAAACATCAAAG GGCAGCAGCGATCTTGAGGGCAGTGATGGTTGTGGTGATGATTCCGACTGA